GTCGCCTATGTCAGCCCCTATGTGAAGCGCGGCAAAAACTGTCGCAGCTGATGCGGAAGCGATCTGCGAGGAGGTGACGCGTCCGACGATGCGGTTTGTGCCGGTAAAGTCGCCGGAGCAGCAAGTGGCCTTGTCTATGCATGGGGTCCGCACCTGCTGGTCAAGCAACGGGTGCAACTCGTCAACATGATGCGCGCGATACCGGCCGAGTTTGGCATCAACAACCCCAGGGCATTCGTCTGGCGTTGGAGATGGCGCTCAAGATTGTCGACGGCGACGCACCAACTGCGCCCAGTGAAGCAGCGAAGATCATTGGGCACTTGTCGCAGCAAGCGCTCGGCACTCAGGCGCAGTGCCAAGAGATCGATCTCGATCTGCTCGCCTGGCAGCGGACGAACGATACGGCTCGGCGTCTCGTGTCGATCCCTGGCATCGGTTCCATCGGGGCAACGGCGCTTGCCGCGTCTGTCACTGACGCGAGCCAACTTCGCTCAGGGCGAGAGTTCGCCGCCTGGTTGGGTCTGACGCCGCGGCAGCATTCGAGCGACGGCAACGAGAGGCTCGGGCGTATCACCAAGATGAGGGACAAATATCTTCGAACACTGCTCGTTGTCGGCATGACGTCACTCATCAAACGGGTGAAGCGCAAGCCGGAGACAGCCGACCCGCGGCTCGTGGCCTTGCTCGCGCGCAAGCCAACTCGGGTAGCCACCGTCGCCCGCTTGACCATCACGGAGACTCTAATGGTCGATAAGCCAATACATTTGCAGCGAGGGCCGCGCTCGGAAGCTTTGAAGCATGGTTGGATGAATGAGGCGCACAGCCTCCGACAGCCGGGCATTTCGATCTCTATCGGCTGAGTAGAGGTCGCAAGTGTATCGACGTTCCATTAGGGATAGTTTGATCCTGGAGCTGATCTGCGGGGCTTGCGCTTAGCAAACGCGCTCTTTCATTAAAGCGGCGGTTGGGATTACGGCGCAAGAAAGGAACTGTGCACTTCGCTCCCTGAGGATGGCAGCTGCGTAGGGCTCTTGTAGCCAAACGAGCTTGTCCAGGATCACCACGTTCGCGGGCTGTCGAGTGGGTGCGAGTGGGGACCCAATCCATGTCTCGGACATCTGCCGGTTCATGGATTGGTCTCTGCTTAACGGCGTCGTGAGGCGATCAAAGCGTTGGCTGGCGATGATCTGCATGTCCAAGAGACCAATCGCCGCGGATCAGCTGCGGTTCGCACATCCAGTGACAGCAAGTGATTGGCTCAGTGGAAGTAAGGGTGAACGGCGCTCACGTGCTCTGTCTCGTCGAGCTGGGACGGACTAAAAGATCCGACGCTTCAACTTCTAAGACTTCCGCGAGACGGTCTACTACATCGATGCTCGCGGAGTATAGGCAACGCTCCAGCGCGCTGATGTATGTGCGGTCGATCTTGGCTTGATGGGCTAGCTCCTCTTGCGACAAGCCTCGCATCCGTCGGTGCATCTTCAGGTTCGATGCAAAAACAGTGCGGATTTCCATCCAAGTACAAGGACACCCTTGAAGAGCATACCACCACGGAGTATACTCTTCATGTTCCGCGGACCGAAAGTCGCTCCGTCGATTTTCAGCAGACGAGCCTTCCTGATGGCATGCACTTTCTATGTCTCGTGAGAGTAGTGCGCCTGATGGCGCGTCATCCGCGTCGGCGCTCAGGTCGTGGCACGATCGAGATGCTAGATGGCTTTGCGAGATCCTGCAGCGCCGTTTGCGAGTTGATCGCGCTCAGGCGGACGATATCGCGCAGGAAACTTGGGTCAGGGTTCTTAGGGCGACGCAGGCCGGCGTCGAGCACCCTCGTGCGTTTCTTCTGAAGATCGCGATCAACCTTTTCCGCGATGCACGGCGGCGAGACAATCTGCAAGGGCGCAAGCTCAAGTTGTGGTCGAGCCCGGAAAGACCTGCCTTCCGGCCCACGAACCTCGAGGAACAAGAGGTTGATACACTCCTAGAGTAGATCATCTCGAGCATGCCTGAGCCCCTACGCGACGTCTTCGTCCTCAGCCGGTTCCAGCGTATGACCAACCGTGATATCGCCTTGCATTTGGGGGTCTCGATCAAGACCGTCGAAGCGCGCATGAGCAAGGCATTGGAGCATTGCCTCACCAAGCTCCGGGACTAGGCTATGGATGACGAGGACCAGGCCAATAAGGACCATCAGGCGGAAGCCACCGAGTGGTTCGCGCGCCTGAAGACCACGCCTCTTGCCAAAACGACGCTGGAAGGCTTCTTCGAGTGGCAGCGCGACCCCGCTCATGCTGAAGCTTTTGCACAAGTCGAGCGGCTATGGGGCAGGGCAGGAGACCTGCGTTCGCGGACCACCATGCAGCGGTTCACTCAAGAGGCGCTTGCGCGTCCTCAAAGTATGCACTCGCGTCGTCCGTCGTTACGAATGGCCACTCTCGTATGTAGTTTATCGTTGGCCGTGGCAGTCGGAGGTGCGCTCCTGGTTCTACGTTCGCGGTCTGCCGATTACATGACCGGCATCGGCGAGCAGCGAGCCGTTGCGCTGACCGATGGTTCGCACGTGCGTCTCGCGACAGACACTCGGCTCGATGTGAAGATGAAGGACGCCGCGCGCCACGTCGACTTGGAGGGCGGCGAAGCACTCTTCGAAGTCGCGCATGATACTATGCGGCCCTTTGTCGTCGATACTGGTGACATTCAAGTGGTCGCCACCGGCACCCGCTTTGATGTCCGGCACGTCGGCTCGCGAATCACCGTCACACTGCTTTCTGGAGGGGTCGATATCCGCAAGGGTGAAACACTGGTTGCGCAGCTCCGCCCTGGCCAGTCCTGGCAATCGGATCGCCCCGCCGCGCAAGCCGTGACTGAGGCAAATGCGGGCGCAGTGCTCGCTTGGACACAAGGACGGCTAGTATTCGACAAGATCGCGCTCAAGGAGGCAGTCAACGAGGTCAACCGCTACTCGGAACGCAAGATCGTCCTTGTGGCTCCGAAAGACGAGGGCGAACTGATCAGCGGTTCGTTCAAGGCAGGTGATACTGCGGCCTTCGCAGATGCGGCCGCCGCGATGCTAGACCTTACGGCGCAGCGCCAAGCGGACGGGTCGATTACGCTGGTACCGTAACTTGTGAAGCGTTTCGCGAAATTTTCGTCACTAATCGGTCACTGTAGATAGGGTTACCCCTGCTCTGAAACGTCTCTTTCACAGCGCCTTCATCCGAGAAGCGCCTGCCGTCTCTGCAGCCAGAGGCGATGAAGGGGGGACACCGAAGTGAAATGCCATGTTCGTGGTGATTATCTGTTGAGGCGGATGTTCGGAGCTACGCTTTCAGCAGCCGCCTTGACGATGCCTGCCGTAGTCCAGGCGGCGGAGGCGCAGTATGGTTTCGATATCGCTGCAGGGCCGCTGTCCACCGCGCTGGTGCGCTATGCCGAGCAAGCTCAAGTCCAACTGCTGTACGCGCCGCAACTCGCAGACGGGCGCCGCTCACGAGCGCTTCGCGGCCGCTTCAGTGCGCGCGAAGGGCTCGAACGGCTACTGGCTGGTACCGGCATCACCATCCAGCAGGTCTCACCGCAAGTCTTCGTCCTGACTGCAGCCAAGCCGCTTCGTCCCACTCCCTCGATGTCGAGTGTTGCTGTTCCCGCCCCTTCTGAAGAAAACGAGGGAGGCGAGATCGTCGTCACCGGCACGCACATCCACGGAGCAGCGCCGGCTTCGCCGACCCAGATCGTCACTCGCGCGCAGATTGAGCGCAACGGCTACTCGTCGGTCGCGCAAGCCTTGCAAGCTTTGCCCGGCAACTTCAACGGCATGGCCAACGAACAAAGCGCGCTTTCGTTCGCTGATCGCTCCGGCAACA
Above is a window of Novosphingobium sp. 9U DNA encoding:
- a CDS encoding helix-turn-helix domain-containing protein; this translates as MEIRTVFASNLKMHRRMRGLSQEELAHQAKIDRTYISALERCLYSASIDVVDRLAEVLEVEASDLLVRPSSTRQST
- a CDS encoding RNA polymerase sigma factor, with the protein product MSRESSAPDGASSASALRSWHDRDARWLCEILQRRLRVDRAQADDIAQETWVRVLRATQAGVEHPRAFLLKIAINLFRDARRRDNLQGRKLKLWSSPERPAFRPTNLEEQEVDTLLE
- a CDS encoding sigma factor-like helix-turn-helix DNA-binding protein, coding for MPEPLRDVFVLSRFQRMTNRDIALHLGVSIKTVEARMSKALEHCLTKLRD
- a CDS encoding FecR domain-containing protein — protein: MDDEDQANKDHQAEATEWFARLKTTPLAKTTLEGFFEWQRDPAHAEAFAQVERLWGRAGDLRSRTTMQRFTQEALARPQSMHSRRPSLRMATLVCSLSLAVAVGGALLVLRSRSADYMTGIGEQRAVALTDGSHVRLATDTRLDVKMKDAARHVDLEGGEALFEVAHDTMRPFVVDTGDIQVVATGTRFDVRHVGSRITVTLLSGGVDIRKGETLVAQLRPGQSWQSDRPAAQAVTEANAGAVLAWTQGRLVFDKIALKEAVNEVNRYSERKIVLVAPKDEGELISGSFKAGDTAAFADAAAAMLDLTAQRQADGSITLVP